Genomic segment of Sulfurovum sp. UBA12169:
AGAGTTCAGTGTATCTTCGCCCAAAAGAAAATTACGTATGTGCGAAGGCTTGTCGCTCAATAAAGAAAATATAGCACATCGATGAGAGATTGACTTGTCTGCTGCGATATCATCACACACCAGCTTAAATGTTTTTTGTATTGGTGCTATATGTGCTACTTTCATCTCAGTTCTGCCTTACATTCTTTTTTAAGAATTTCCATAATCTGGGTAATAACAGTTTCTATCTCACTCTCTTGAAGTGTTTTTTCCATCGATTGGATAAAGAAACGCATTGTTAAACTTTTTTTATCACCCAGCTTTTCATCCTCGTAGATATCAACCGGATAGATATCTTTAAGCAGTGGCAACACTAAAGAGCGAAGCACTTTAGCCACTTCATAATAAGAAATTTGTTTATCTATCACGACGCTTAAGTCTTTATATACCCCTTGAAATTTAGAAATTGATTTGGCATTTATGTGCTTGGGCATCAATGCGTCAAAATCCAATTCTGCAAAAAAAGTATCGGGAATGCCGTAGCTTTGCTGTACGCTAGGATGCAATTTACCTAAAAATCCGCATACTTTTCCATTCACCAGAATGTCTGCAGATTGATATGGATGCAATAAGCCGTTTTTATATGTGCAAGGCATTAGTTCAAAAACACCAATCACAGCTCCTACTTTTTGTACAAAAGAAGTAAAATCAATCATTTTTGGTTTTCCGCTATTGCTGACATTTTCATTGCTTATTTGACCGGAAAAAACAAAAGAAAGAACCTCTTTTTGTTCGCGTCTGCTTCCAAAAACATAGCCTATTTCAAAAAGAGGAATAGATTTTTTAGTATAGTTCACATTGCGTTTTACCGCATTAAGAAGATTTATTAAAATTGTACTTCTTAGGGTATTTAACTCTTCAACAATAGGATTTGAAAGATCCAGTCTTTCTTCTACCGTAGAAAAACCATAACATTCCAATGCGGATTTTTCACCAAATACATAAGAAACGTTTTCATAAAATCCAACACTGACCGCACGGTTTCTTAGTGATTTTTTTATTTCATATTTATTGGATGTGCTGTTTAGGCGATTTCTTTCAAAAAATGCCAATGGTTTTGCTTGTATATTGTTAATTCCTATGATACGCACTATCTCTTCTGCAATATCTTGAATATTGGTAATATCATGCCTAAAGAGCGGCACCTCGGCTGTAATCAAATGATCCCCTATAACATTGATTTCAAAGCCCAAATGCCTTAAAATAGTAATCATTTTGTTGGTTTCTACTTTTTGTCCTACAATTTGGCAAATTTCATCTGCGGTGACACGAAGGATCGTTTTTTCATGCTCGGCGTCTACATCCAAAGATCCTTCGTAACAATTAATTTCACTATATTGATCCATCAAAAAAGCTAAGTACATAAGGCCAAAAGAAAGATCAGGATTGCTTCCTCTTGAAGTTTTATAGTAGAGTTCATCTTTGGCCAAAGAACCCGCAAAAACAGCTTCAACGAGAATATCGGGATTTATATAGCTAGCCTCAAAAAGAATTTGTCTGGTTGCGTCATTGGCTATACATTTTTTCTCTTGACTGACACCCACAATACTCAAAGGCATCCCATTGCTACTTATTTCAATAATACCTTTTTTAACAGCTACGGGCCTAACAACTATCTTGTCTGTTTCATTGCGAAAACAAGCACTGTCATAAGCGCGCAATATTACTCCGGTTGCATGTGTTGCATATGCAACCATCCCCCCTATAATGCCTTGCGCTTCTATCCCGACCAAAGCTAAACGCAACTGCACAATAAAGCTATTTTTTTTTGTTTCTACGGTAGCCAGCTTATACCTCAGGTTTGCCTCCATTATACCATCGGTATGAATCTCTGCTTCCCTGGCAATACCAAGCTTCATCTTCTCTTCTTGTTTATAACTAAAAGATTTCAATTCTTTATCCAATGCAACGCTTAAATCTCTTGCTACGCCATAAACGCTCAAGCAATCACCTCTATTTGCAGTCAACTCAAGTTCAATAATCGTATCTGCCATTTTTTCATACGCACCGAGTTCATTTCCTGCTTCAAGCTTGCCGATACTTTCATCAA
This window contains:
- a CDS encoding phenylalanine--tRNA ligase subunit beta; translation: MRVTRSWLNEFIDLSDISNDKLYETFNAIGLEVESMKSIEIPQKVVIGRILSCEKHPDADKLNVCQIDVGLGIRQIVCGAANVINAEYVAVAMIGAVLPGDFNIKHAKLRGVESEGMVCSASELGLPSLGEGIMILDESIGKLEAGNELGAYEKMADTIIELELTANRGDCLSVYGVARDLSVALDKELKSFSYKQEEKMKLGIAREAEIHTDGIMEANLRYKLATVETKKNSFIVQLRLALVGIEAQGIIGGMVAYATHATGVILRAYDSACFRNETDKIVVRPVAVKKGIIEISSNGMPLSIVGVSQEKKCIANDATRQILFEASYINPDILVEAVFAGSLAKDELYYKTSRGSNPDLSFGLMYLAFLMDQYSEINCYEGSLDVDAEHEKTILRVTADEICQIVGQKVETNKMITILRHLGFEINVIGDHLITAEVPLFRHDITNIQDIAEEIVRIIGINNIQAKPLAFFERNRLNSTSNKYEIKKSLRNRAVSVGFYENVSYVFGEKSALECYGFSTVEERLDLSNPIVEELNTLRSTILINLLNAVKRNVNYTKKSIPLFEIGYVFGSRREQKEVLSFVFSGQISNENVSNSGKPKMIDFTSFVQKVGAVIGVFELMPCTYKNGLLHPYQSADILVNGKVCGFLGKLHPSVQQSYGIPDTFFAELDFDALMPKHINAKSISKFQGVYKDLSVVIDKQISYYEVAKVLRSLVLPLLKDIYPVDIYEDEKLGDKKSLTMRFFIQSMEKTLQESEIETVITQIMEILKKECKAELR